One Prunus dulcis chromosome 8, ALMONDv2, whole genome shotgun sequence DNA window includes the following coding sequences:
- the LOC117636387 gene encoding TMV resistance protein N-like, translating to MESIEFFQVFITIIMTLFYSYFRSLTSSSSSSSAAAAADTDIPPVKNKYDVFLSFRGEDTRDAFTSHLHKALLGKNIDTYIDNRLERGDEIAPTLLEAIEKSKLALVIFSKDYASSTWCLKELVQILGCKKSHGQIVIPIFYRIDPSHVRKQQGTYALEDRPLKRSSRDEVANWRAALEEAANMSGFHYSSRTGRTEADFVEEVVQDVLTKLNRESSSDLRGLFGIQRKIEKIESLLCLDTPGVCCVGIWGMGGIGKTTLADAVFHRHSSKFEAACFLANVRENSEQTNGLHQLRNTLVRELLKDKDVNINTESIPPHIQDRLRRTKALIVLDDVNAPKQLEYLVGDDDRFCQGSRIIITARDKGLLEQKVDQEKIYSVEGLGSDEALELFHSHAFGNKSPTTDYTELSREVVDYIKGIPLALKVMGSSFRRCKSKQEWEVQWKKVKQFPNEEIDQVLRISYDGLGKNEKEIFLDIACFHKGYLRKDVEIILDSCDCFGEVGINDLIDRSLISISQDMRFKKLGEASSGGQIVEMQSVERIEMHDLVQEMGRAIARKQGSRLFNADDVYKALTNNQRDGHVQAISSPVNLKRVNLQFCRYLTEVPNLSQCLNIEHIDLEGCESLVEIPSYFQHLGKLTYLNLSRCYKIKNLPEMPCNLEFLDLSWTRIEELPSSVWSHEKISHLDIRNCGHLKSLPSNSCKLKLSNSFGLKGCKSLCEMWELPRNTTVLELSGTTIKELRNTSIESLVRLTAIELIDCKSLVSLPTNIWKLKSLESLYLSGCSNFQHFPEISEAMEHLEFLNLSGTMVKEVPPSIGNLVALRKLDLSGCSKFQHFPEISEAMKHLEFLNLSGTMVKEVPPSIGNLVALRKLNLSMTEIKSIPASIKQAAQLSHLCLNGCKSLESLPEFPPLLQCLEVSACISLRTVSSSSTALAQGWEKYIFSQGLHEKHVFSDCRRLDENARSNILGDAQLRIMRMRNNHHMIRMIAMMIL from the exons ATGGAATCCATTGagttttttcaagttttcatcACAATCATCATGACTCTGTTCTACAGCTACTTCAGATCATTaacgtcttcttcttcttcttcttctgctgctgctgctgctgatacTGATATCCCCCCTGTTAAAAATAAGTACGATGTGTTTCTTAGTTTCAGAGGTGAGGACACGCGCGATGCTTTTACCAGCCATCTTCACAAGGCTTTACTTGGGAAGAACATCGACACCTACATAGATAACAGGCTCGAGAGAGGAGATGAAATTGCTCCTACCCTTCTAGAAGCAATCGAGAAATCGAAACTTGCACTAGTCATTTTCTCAAAAGACTATGCTTCTTCCACATGGTGTTTGAAAGAACTTGTGCAAATACTTGGATGCAAGAAAAGCCATGGACAGATTGTTATACCCATTTTTTATCGCATAGATCCATCACATGTACGAAAACAGCAGGGAACTTATGCACTTGAAGATCGTCCACTTAAGCGCAGCAGTAGGGATGAGGTGGCCAACTGGAGGGCTGCTTTGGAGGAAGCAGCCAATATGTCTGGTTTTCATTATTCCAGCAGAACAGG GAGGACAGAGGCCGATTTTGTTGAGGAAGTTGTCCAAGATgttttgaccaaattgaatcGGGAATCGTCAAGTGATTTGAGGGGCCTGTTTGGAATTCAAaggaaaattgagaaaattgagTCGTTATTATGCTTGGATACACCAGGTGTTTGCTGTGTAGGTATTTGGGGCATGGGTGGTATTGGCAAGACCACCCTCGCTGATGCTGTATTTCATAGGCACTCCTCTAAATTTGAAGCTGCTTGTTTTCTTGCAAATGTCAGGGAGAACTCAGAACAAACGAATGGACTACATCAGTTGCGAAATACACTTGTTCGTGAATTATTGAAGGATAAAGATGTAAATATCAACACTGAGTCTATTCCACCTCATATTCAAGATAGGCTCAGGCGTACGAAGGCGCTCATTGTTCTTGATGATGTGAATGCTCCAAAACAACTAGAATATCTTGTTGGTGATGATGATCGGTTTTGCCAAGGAAGTCGAATCATTATAACTGCTAGAGATAAAGGCCTACTTGAGCAAAAAGTTGACCAAGAAAAGATATACAGTGTTGAGGGATTAGGTTCTGATGAAGCTCTTGAGCTCTTTCACTCGCATGCTTTTGGAAATAAGTCCCCAACAACAGATTACACTGAGTTGTCAAGAGAGGTGGTGGATTATATTAAGGGCATTCCATTAGCTCTTAAAGTTATGGGGTCCTCATTCCGTCGTTGCAAGAGCAAACAAGAGTGGGAAGTTCAATGGAAAAAAGTGAAACAATTTCCAAACGAAGAAATCGATCAAGTGTTGAGAATAAGTTACGATGGATTAGGAAAAAATGAGAAGGAGATATTTCTTGATATAGCATGTTTTCATAAAGGCTATTTGAGGAAAGATGTAGAAATAATTTTAGATAGTTGTGATTGCTTTGGGGAAGTGGGAATCAATGATCTTATTGATAGGTCTCTCATATCAATTTCACAAGATATGAGGTTTAAAAAATTGGGAGAGGCATCCTCAGGAGGACAGATAGTAGAGATGCAGTCAGTAGAACGGATAGAGATGCATGATTTGGTGCAGGAAATGGGTAGGGCAATTGCTCGAAAACAAGGCAGTAGGTTGTTTAATGCAGATGATGTCTATAAAGCGTTGACAAATAACCAG AGAGATGGACATGTTCAAGCCATATCC AGTCCAGTGAACTTAAAACGTGTCAATCTTCAGTTCTGCCGATATCTAACTGAAGTCCCAAATCTCTCTCAGTGTCTAAATATTGAGCATATAGATCTGGAAGGCTGTGAAAGTTTGGTTGAAATTCCTTCGTATTTTCAACATCTTGGCAAGCTTACTTATCTTAACCTTTCGAGGTGCTACAAGATCAAAAATCTTCCCGAGATGCCATGCAATCTTGAATTCTTAGATTTGTCTTGGACAAGAATTGAGGAATTGCCTTCATCAGTTTGGTCTCACGAAAAAATATCTCACTTAGATATTAGAAATTGTGGACACCTTAAGAGTCTTCCAAGCAACAGTTGTAAGCTGAAACTTTCGAATTCTTTTGGTCTAAAGGGCTGCAAATCTCTTTGCGAGATGTGGGAGCTTCCCAGGAATACAACAGTGCTAGAGCTGAGTGGTacaacaataaaagaattgaGGAATACATCAATAGAATCTCTTGTTCGTCTCACTGCAATTGAACTGATCGATTGCAAAAGCCTTGTGAGTCTTCCAACGAACATTTGGAAGTTGAAATCTCTGGAGAGCCTTTATCTCAGTGGTTGCTCTAACTTTCAACACTTCCCAGAAATCTCAGAGGCTATGGAACATCTGGAGTTTCTAAATTTATCAGGTACAATGGTGAAAGAGGTACCCCCATCAATTGGAAATCTAGTTGCGCTTCGAAAATTAGATCTCAGTGGTTGCTCTAAATTTCAACACTTCCCAGAAATCTCGGAGGCTATGAAACATCTGGAGTTTCTAAATTTATCAGGTACAATGGTGAAAGAGGTACCCCCATCAATTGGAAATCTAGTTGCGCTTCGAAAATTAAATCTGAGTATGACCGAAATTAAGAGCATACCTGCAAGCATCAAACAAGCTGCTCAGCTGTCTCACCTGTGCCTCAATGGTTGCAAGAGCCTTGAATCTTTACCAGAGTTCCCCCCATTGCTGCAATGTCTTGAAGTATCAGCTTGCATATCACTGAGGACAGTGTCAAGTTCAAGCACTGCACTCGCACAAGGTtgggaaaaatatatattttctcaaGGGCTTCATGAGAAACATGTATTTTCTGATTGCAGAAGATTGGATGAGAATGCACGAAGCAACATATTGGGTGATGCACAGCTCAGAATTATGCGGATG AGGAACAACCATCATATGATTCGGATGATAGCTATGATGATTTTGTag
- the LOC117636484 gene encoding TMV resistance protein N-like, protein MDSTSFVAAVDTDIPPLQEKYDVFLSFRGEDTRDTFTSHLHKDLLRKNIDTYIDRRLERGDEIAPALLKAIERSKIALVIFSEDYASSTWCLKELVHILGCKKSHGQIVIPIFYRIDPSHVRKQQGTYALEDRPLKRSRRDEVANWRAALEEAANMSGFHYSSKTGTEAHFVEKVVQDVLTKLNRDLSSDLKGLVGIEKKIEKIESLLCLDSPGVCCVGIWGMGGIGKTTLADAVFHRHSSKFEVCCFLANVRENSEQTNGLRQLRNTLVRELLKDKDVNINTPSIPPHIQDRLRRTKAFIVLDDVNAREHLEVLVGDHDRFCQGSRIIITARDKGLLEQKVDPAKIFSVEGLGPEEALELFHSHAFGNKFPTTDYTELSREVVDYIKGIPLALKVMGSSFRRCKSKQEWEVQWKKVKRVPIGEIQKVLRVSYDGLDDNEKEIFLDIACFCKGCLRKSVEKMLDSCYFFLEAGINDLIDWFLISISQDMRFKKLREASSGGRIVEMQSVEWIEMHDLVQEMGRAIARKQGSRLFNADDVYKALTNNQRDGHVQAISFDMNKIEKATLERCKLQKDVSTQMATC, encoded by the exons GTACGATGTGTTTCTTAGTTTCAGAGGTGAAGACACACGCGATACTTTTACCAGCCATCTTCACAAGGATTTACTTCGGAAGAACATTGACACCTACATAGATCGCAGGCTCGAGAGAGGAGATGAAATTGCTCCTGCCCTTCTAAAAGCAATCGAGAGATCGAAAATTGCACTAGTCATTTTCTCAGAAGACTATGCTTCTTCCACATGGTGTTTGAAAGAACTTGTGCATATACTTGGATGCAAGAAAAGCCATGGACAGATTGTTATACCCATTTTTTATCGCATAGATCCATCACATGTACGAAAACAGCAGGGAACTTATGCACTTGAAGATCGTCCGCTTAAGCGCAGCCGTAGGGATGAGGTGGCCAACTGGAGGGCTGCTTTGGAGGAAGCAGCAAATATGTCTGGGTTTCATTATTCCAGCAAAACAGG GACAGAGGCCCATTTTGTTGAGAAAGTTGTTCAAGATgttttgaccaaattgaatcGCGATTTGTCAAGTGATTTAAAGGGTCTGGTTggaattgaaaagaaaattgagaaaattgagTCGTTATTATGCTTGGATTCACCAGGTGTTTGCTGTGTTGGTATTTGGGGCATGGGTGGTATTGGCAAGACCACCCTTGCTGATGCTGTATTTCACAGGCACTCCTCTaaatttgaagtttgttgttttcttgcaAATGTCAGGGAGAACTCAGAACAAACGAATGGACTACGTCAGTTGCGAAATACACTTGTTCGTGAATTATTGAAGGATAAAGATGTAAATATCAACACTCCGTCTATTCCACCTCATATTCAAGATAGGCTCAGGCGTACAAAGGCGTTCATTGTTCTTGATGACGTGAATGCTCGAGAACACCTAGAAGTTCTTGTTGGTGATCATGATCGGTTTTGCCAAGGAAGTCGAATCATTATAACTGCTAGAGATAAAGGCCTACTTGAGCAAAAAGTTGACCCTGCAAAGATATTCAGCGTTGAGGGATTAGGTCCCGAAGAAGCTCTTGAGCTCTTTCATTCGCATGCTTTTGGAAATAAGTTTCCAACAACAGATTACACTGAGTTGTCAAGAGAGGTGGTGGATTATATTAAGGGCATTCCATTAGCTCTTAAAGTTATGGGGTCCTCATTCCGTCGTTGCAAGAGCAAACAAGAGTGGGAAGTTCAATGGAAAAAAGTGAAACGAGTTCCAATCGGAGAAATCCAGAAAGTGTTGAGAGTAAGTTACGATGGATTAGATGACAATGAGAAGGAGATATTTCTTGATATAGCATGTTTTTGTAAAGGCTGTTTGAGGAAAAGTGTAGAAAAAATGTTAGATAgttgttatttctttttggaagCAGGAATCAATGATCTTATTGATTGGTTTCTCATATCAATTTCACAAGATATGAGGTTTAAAAAATTGAGAGAGGCATCCTCAGGAGGACGGATAGTAGAGATGCAGTCAGTAGAATGGATAGAGATGCATGATTTGGTGCAGGAAATGGGTAGGGCAATTGCTCGAAAACAAGGCAGTAGGTTGTTTAATGCAGATGATGTCTATAAAGCGTTGACAAATAACCAG AGAGATGGACATGTTCAAGCCATATCCTTTGACATGAATAAGATTGAAAAAGCCACGCTTGAAAGATGCAAACTTCAAAAAGATGTATCAACTCAGATGGCTACGTGTTAG
- the LOC117636486 gene encoding disease resistance protein RPP2B-like, with protein sequence MISISMLQGFLRKRSSVAIRFCGNEIPKWFSHKSEGCSIKIELPRDWFSTDFLGFALSLVVDFAPWDMKVRCKYNFKTSNGESHEVSHYLYNLFTTDNILRSEEDSHGVFVWWSNNVFEEVVKGAQSLTAFYKLVTEVNVSFTVMDFFDPELNLLEKCGICLLYGKDAEMIKQRAL encoded by the coding sequence ATGATCTCCATATCCATGCTACAGGGATTTTTACGCAAGAGATCTTCCGTTGCCATTAGATTTTGTGGGaatgaaattccaaaatgGTTCAGCCATAAAAGTGAGGGATGTTCAATAAAGATTGAGCTTCCTCGTGATTGGTTTAGCACAGATTTCTTGGGTTTCGCTCTATCTCTTGTTGTTGACTTTGCTCCATGGGATATGAAGGTTCGATGCAAGTACAACTTCAAAACTAGTAATGGTGAAAGCCATGAAGTCAGCCattatttgtataatctgTTCACCACTGATAATATCCTTCGAAGTGAGGAAGATTCACATGGGGTGTTTGTGTGGTGGTCTAATAATGTCTTTGAAGAAGTTGTAAAGGGAGCTCAAAGCCTCACTGCGTTTTACAAACTTGTTACTGAGGTCAATGTTAGCTTCACCGTAATGGATTTTTTTGACCCCGAACTCAATCTGCTGGAAAAGTGTGGGATATGTCTGTTGTATGGCAAAGATGCTGAGATGATAAAGCAGAGGGCTTTGTAG